In the Pseudothauera hydrothermalis genome, one interval contains:
- the napA gene encoding nitrate reductase catalytic subunit NapA has translation MDRRAFIKSNAVAAAAASAGIGGIPLVTQAAQPNGTGATKVRWDKGVCRFCGVGCSVLVGVQNGRVVATQGDPDSPVNRGINCIKGYFLSKIMYGEDRLTRPLLRMKNGKYDKNGEFTPITWKQAFDIMEEKWKAAIKEHGPDSVAMFGSGQWTIWEGYAAAKLYKAGFRTNNIDPNARHCMASAVAGFMRTFGIDEPMGCYDDIENADAFVLWGSNMAEMHPILWSRITDRRLSHPGCEVHVLSTFEHRSFELADNPMIFVPQTDLAILNYICHYIISHNKVNKDFVAKNVKFKIGETDIGYGLRPNHPLEAAATSNGYPGADGKPKGDTGAAKDSSFEEFAKFVSEYTLEKVSKLSGVPAERLERLAKLYADPNKKITSFWTMGFNQHTRGTWVNNMIYNVHLLVGKISEPGNGPFSLTGQPSACGTAREVGTFAHRLPADMVVTNPMHRAISEEIWQLPEGTLPAKVGLHAVAQSRALKDGKLKCYWTTTTNNMQAGPNINDEIYPGWRNPEAFVVVSDVYPTVSALSADLILPSAMWMEKEGAYGNAERRTQFWRQQVSPPGEAKSDLWQYIEFSKRFKVEEVWPAELLAKKPEYKGKTLFDVLYKNGVVDKYPLADVEKANGHAIAGYMNDESRELGFYLQKGLFEEYAKFGRGHGHDLADFDVYHKARGLRWPVVEGKETLWRFREGYDPYVKAGEGVKFYGHKDGKAVIFALPYQDPPEKPDQEYDLWLCTGRVLEHWHTGSMTRRVPELHRSVPEAQVFMHPDDAAKRGLQRGMAVKVASRRGEIVARLETRGRNKPPKGLIFVPFFDEGRLVNKLTLDATCPISKETDFKKCAVKVMKA, from the coding sequence ATGGATCGACGCGCATTCATCAAGTCCAATGCGGTTGCGGCCGCGGCGGCATCGGCGGGCATTGGCGGTATTCCACTGGTGACCCAGGCAGCGCAACCGAACGGAACCGGGGCCACCAAGGTGCGCTGGGACAAGGGAGTCTGTCGCTTCTGTGGCGTGGGCTGTTCGGTGCTGGTGGGTGTGCAAAACGGCCGGGTGGTGGCCACCCAGGGCGACCCGGATTCGCCGGTCAATCGCGGCATCAACTGCATCAAGGGTTACTTTCTGTCCAAGATCATGTACGGCGAGGACCGGCTCACCCGTCCGCTGCTGCGCATGAAAAACGGCAAGTACGACAAAAACGGCGAGTTCACGCCGATCACCTGGAAGCAGGCCTTCGACATCATGGAAGAAAAGTGGAAGGCCGCGATCAAGGAACACGGCCCGGACTCGGTGGCCATGTTCGGCTCCGGCCAATGGACCATTTGGGAAGGCTACGCCGCGGCCAAGCTGTACAAGGCCGGTTTCCGTACCAACAACATCGACCCGAACGCCCGTCATTGCATGGCCTCGGCGGTGGCCGGCTTCATGCGCACCTTTGGCATCGACGAGCCGATGGGCTGCTATGACGACATCGAGAATGCCGACGCCTTCGTGCTGTGGGGCAGCAACATGGCCGAGATGCACCCGATTTTGTGGAGCCGCATCACCGACCGCCGCTTGAGTCACCCCGGTTGCGAAGTGCATGTGCTGTCGACTTTCGAGCACCGCTCTTTCGAGCTGGCCGACAACCCGATGATCTTCGTCCCGCAAACCGACCTGGCCATCCTCAACTACATCTGTCACTACATCATCAGCCACAACAAGGTGAACAAGGATTTCGTCGCCAAGAACGTCAAGTTCAAGATCGGCGAAACCGATATCGGCTACGGTCTGCGGCCCAACCATCCGCTGGAAGCTGCGGCTACCAGCAACGGCTATCCCGGCGCCGATGGCAAACCCAAGGGCGACACCGGCGCGGCCAAGGACAGCAGCTTCGAGGAATTTGCCAAGTTCGTCTCCGAATACACCCTGGAGAAGGTTTCCAAGCTGTCCGGCGTGCCGGCCGAGCGGCTGGAGCGCTTGGCCAAGCTGTATGCCGACCCGAACAAGAAGATCACCTCGTTCTGGACCATGGGCTTCAACCAGCATACCCGCGGCACCTGGGTGAACAACATGATCTACAACGTCCACCTCCTGGTGGGCAAGATCAGCGAACCGGGCAATGGGCCGTTTTCGCTCACCGGTCAGCCCTCGGCCTGCGGTACCGCACGTGAGGTGGGCACCTTCGCCCACCGCCTGCCGGCCGATATGGTGGTAACCAATCCGATGCACCGTGCGATCAGCGAGGAAATCTGGCAACTGCCCGAAGGCACGCTGCCGGCCAAAGTGGGTCTGCACGCGGTGGCGCAAAGCCGTGCGCTCAAAGACGGCAAGCTCAAGTGCTACTGGACCACTACCACCAACAATATGCAGGCCGGCCCCAACATCAACGATGAAATCTACCCCGGCTGGCGCAACCCGGAAGCTTTTGTCGTCGTCTCGGACGTGTATCCCACCGTCTCGGCGCTGTCGGCCGATCTCATCCTGCCTTCGGCGATGTGGATGGAGAAGGAAGGCGCCTACGGCAACGCCGAGCGCCGTACCCAGTTCTGGCGCCAGCAGGTCTCCCCGCCGGGCGAGGCCAAGAGCGATCTGTGGCAGTACATCGAATTTTCCAAGCGCTTCAAGGTGGAGGAAGTGTGGCCGGCCGAGCTGCTCGCCAAGAAGCCGGAATACAAAGGCAAGACGCTGTTCGATGTGCTCTACAAGAACGGCGTGGTCGATAAATACCCGCTCGCCGACGTGGAGAAAGCCAACGGCCATGCGATCGCCGGCTACATGAACGATGAATCCAGGGAGCTTGGCTTTTATCTGCAGAAAGGGCTGTTCGAGGAATACGCCAAGTTCGGCCGTGGCCATGGCCACGACCTGGCTGACTTCGATGTCTATCACAAGGCGCGTGGCCTGCGCTGGCCGGTGGTCGAGGGCAAGGAAACCCTGTGGCGCTTCCGCGAAGGCTACGACCCCTATGTGAAGGCCGGTGAAGGCGTGAAATTTTATGGTCACAAAGACGGCAAGGCGGTGATTTTTGCGCTGCCTTACCAGGACCCGCCGGAGAAGCCGGATCAGGAATATGACCTTTGGCTATGCACCGGGCGTGTGTTGGAACACTGGCACACCGGCTCGATGACCCGCCGGGTACCGGAACTGCACCGCTCGGTGCCCGAGGCGCAGGTTTTCATGCATCCGGACGATGCCGCCAAGCGTGGCCTGCAACGCGGCATGGCGGTCAAGGTGGCTTCCCGCCGCGGTGAAATCGTCGCCCGCCTGGAGACCCGCGGGCGCAACAAGCCGCCCAAGGGGTTGATCTTTGTGCCTTTCTTCGACGAAGGCCGGCTGGTGAACAAACTCACGCTGGATGCCACCTGCCCGATCTCAAAAGAAACCGACTTCAAGAAGTGCGCGGTGAAGGTGATGAAGGCGTAA
- a CDS encoding 3'-5' exonuclease: MSLPEKLAIVDLETTGANPVHDRITEIAILRVEDQQVVARWESLVNPGMPIPRMIQELVGITDHMVADAPAFAELAAVVRELLDGCVFVAHNARFDYGFIRHEYARAGGEFTAPVLCTVWLSRALYPEHHRHGLDALIARHGLQCTARHRAMGDAEALWQFARLVSDSVPAERLAAAVARAMKAPARRSGRADSASPASPPHSYAAFRHRSG; the protein is encoded by the coding sequence ATGTCGCTTCCCGAAAAGCTGGCCATCGTCGATCTGGAAACCACCGGCGCCAACCCGGTGCATGACCGGATCACCGAAATCGCGATCTTACGTGTCGAAGATCAGCAGGTGGTGGCGCGCTGGGAAAGCCTGGTCAATCCAGGCATGCCGATTCCGCGCATGATCCAGGAACTGGTCGGCATTACCGATCACATGGTGGCCGATGCCCCTGCCTTTGCCGAATTGGCCGCCGTGGTGCGGGAATTGCTCGACGGCTGCGTGTTCGTTGCCCATAACGCGCGCTTCGATTACGGCTTCATCCGTCATGAATATGCGCGCGCCGGCGGCGAATTCACCGCCCCGGTGCTGTGCACCGTGTGGCTTTCACGTGCGTTGTATCCCGAACATCACCGCCATGGGCTGGATGCGCTCATCGCCCGGCACGGTCTGCAATGCACCGCCCGCCATCGGGCGATGGGCGATGCCGAGGCGCTATGGCAATTTGCCCGTCTGGTCAGCGACAGTGTCCCCGCAGAACGCCTGGCTGCCGCGGTGGCGCGGGCGATGAAGGCGCCAGCGCGTCGGTCCGGTCGAGCGGACAGCGCGTCACCTGCTAGCCCGCCGCACAGCTACGCAGCATTCCGACATCGGTCAGGGTGA
- a CDS encoding chaperone NapD codes for MKIASLVVRAKPEHFVSLQERYRGIPGVQVHACCERSGRMVVSVEDGEGYAVTDSILAVSMAEHALSVTLAFEYTDEGLELQEA; via the coding sequence ATGAAGATCGCAAGCCTGGTGGTTCGCGCCAAGCCGGAACACTTTGTGTCGCTACAAGAGCGTTATCGCGGCATTCCTGGCGTGCAGGTGCATGCCTGCTGCGAGCGGAGCGGCCGCATGGTGGTGAGCGTTGAAGACGGCGAGGGCTACGCGGTCACCGATTCGATTCTGGCGGTGAGCATGGCCGAGCATGCGCTCAGCGTGACCCTCGCCTTTGAGTACACCGACGAAGGTCTTGAATTACAGGAGGCATGA
- the napF gene encoding ferredoxin-type protein NapF: protein MSVMGIAVETASLSRRGFLRGRLRTVLPGLRPPWAVDEEAFVARCTRCDACVLACPSAIVVHGDGGYPVIDFSRGECSFCGACVDRCQPAALKRTEGRAPWALKAAVGETCLARQGVECRVCGECCPHSAIRFRPRLGGVALPALDAAACTGCGACVAPCPAGAIAMENEG from the coding sequence ATGAGCGTCATGGGGATTGCCGTGGAAACCGCATCTCTGTCGCGTCGGGGCTTCCTGCGCGGCCGTCTGCGTACCGTCCTGCCTGGCCTGCGCCCGCCCTGGGCGGTGGACGAAGAAGCGTTCGTTGCGCGTTGCACCCGTTGCGATGCCTGCGTGCTGGCCTGTCCCTCCGCAATCGTCGTGCATGGCGATGGCGGTTACCCGGTGATCGATTTTTCCCGTGGCGAATGCAGCTTCTGTGGCGCGTGTGTTGACCGCTGCCAGCCGGCTGCCCTGAAGCGCACCGAAGGCCGCGCGCCCTGGGCGCTGAAAGCCGCGGTCGGCGAAACCTGTCTGGCTCGGCAGGGCGTGGAGTGCCGCGTGTGTGGCGAATGCTGCCCACACTCGGCGATTCGTTTTCGCCCGCGTCTGGGCGGCGTGGCGCTGCCAGCGCTCGATGCCGCGGCGTGCACTGGATGCGGCGCCTGTGTGGCACCTTGCCCGGCAGGGGCCATTGCAATGGAGAACGAGGGATGA
- a CDS encoding Crp/Fnr family transcriptional regulator, with product MRHLSCSPTVQMLSHIAPFDCLTSAERELLASGARALQVRRHEVVGLAGRPAEGLYVVVEGEVKRYLLSPSGAEKIIQLAGAGDTFGEEAALLGRTETVTAQATRDSVLVLIASAPLREAMHASGAFSAALLARLSERMYALIDNLQLCMQRTSTQRVAHYLAQLAPREAKQYDIHLDTDKQTIAAQLNLTPETLSRALNRLTRDGMIRPRGRRGLTLTDVGMLRSCAAG from the coding sequence ATGCGCCACTTAAGCTGTTCGCCCACCGTGCAAATGCTCTCGCACATTGCGCCTTTCGACTGCCTCACCAGCGCCGAGCGCGAGCTGCTGGCCAGCGGCGCGCGCGCCTTACAGGTACGCCGCCATGAGGTCGTCGGCCTTGCGGGCCGTCCCGCCGAAGGACTGTACGTCGTGGTCGAAGGCGAGGTGAAGCGTTATCTGCTGTCGCCGTCCGGCGCGGAAAAAATCATACAGCTTGCCGGTGCGGGCGACACTTTTGGCGAAGAGGCCGCCCTGCTGGGCCGCACCGAAACGGTCACCGCCCAGGCCACTCGCGACAGCGTACTGGTATTGATTGCGAGCGCCCCGCTGCGCGAGGCGATGCATGCCAGCGGCGCGTTCAGCGCCGCGCTGCTCGCCCGGCTGAGCGAACGGATGTACGCCTTGATCGACAATCTACAACTGTGCATGCAACGCACCAGCACACAGCGGGTGGCACATTACTTGGCCCAACTCGCCCCGCGCGAGGCAAAGCAATACGACATCCATCTGGACACCGACAAACAAACCATCGCCGCGCAATTGAACCTGACGCCCGAAACCTTGTCACGAGCGCTCAATCGGCTGACCCGCGATGGCATGATCCGCCCGCGCGGACGGCGCGGCCTCACCCTGACCGATGTCGGAATGCTGCGTAGCTGTGCGGCGGGCTAG
- a CDS encoding RelA/SpoT family protein: MDASAAPSPEPFRPPASSVLSLDFERLKSKLATYLKPEDIGRIEAAYHFSANAHEGQFRISGEPYISHPVAVASIVADWNLDSQALIAALLHDVMEDTHISKAEIAERFGKTAAELVDGLSKLDKIEFRSHEEAQAENFRKMLLAMTTDLRVILIKLADRLHNMRTLDCVRPAKRRRIANETLEIYAPIANRLGLNNLYRELQELSFEHKFPMRYRVLSRAIKAARGNRREVVGKVLAAIEERLPQWGISAEVQGREKHLFSIYRKMVEKRLSFSQVLDIYGFRVIVPDVAGCYLALGALHSMYKPVPGKFKDYIAIPKANGYQSLHTTLIGPFGTPVEVQIRTREMHHIAESGVASHWLYKEDEKTLTELQQKTHSWLQSLLELQHTSGEATEFLEHVKIDLFPGEVYVFSPKGTIFSLPKGSTPVDFAYAVHTDIGNRCVACRINGDLMPLRTELRNGDQVEIISSAHASPNPAWLSYVRTGKARAQIRHFIKNAQLEESVALGERLLNQALRPHGLTLGQISTFAWDRFLRDRGVRSKKEVFSDIGLGKRLPVIVARRLAQAQDLESGRPDVIKPKPAGAILIRGSEGIAVQLARCCQPIPGDPIIGTIRKGQGLEVHLHDCPSVAKLRGDRGRWVDVEWETGDDDRLFEVTIRVLTKNARGVLARVASAISEADCNIQNLTMDNEQGAYTALNLTVEVRDRMHLARVMRAVRRVPEVVRIGRVRGEGRTR; the protein is encoded by the coding sequence ATGGACGCATCTGCCGCCCCATCGCCGGAACCCTTCCGTCCGCCCGCCTCCAGTGTGTTGTCGCTGGATTTCGAACGCCTCAAGAGCAAGCTTGCCACCTACCTAAAGCCGGAGGACATCGGCCGCATCGAAGCGGCTTACCACTTCTCGGCCAATGCCCATGAAGGGCAGTTCCGTATCAGCGGCGAACCCTACATTTCGCACCCGGTGGCGGTGGCTTCCATCGTCGCCGACTGGAACCTCGACAGCCAGGCGTTGATTGCCGCGCTGCTCCATGATGTGATGGAGGACACCCATATCTCCAAGGCGGAGATTGCCGAACGCTTCGGCAAGACCGCTGCGGAGCTGGTCGATGGGTTGTCCAAACTCGACAAGATCGAGTTTCGTTCCCATGAAGAGGCGCAGGCCGAGAACTTCCGCAAGATGTTGCTGGCCATGACCACCGATTTGCGGGTGATTCTGATCAAACTGGCCGATCGCCTGCACAACATGCGCACCCTCGATTGCGTGCGTCCGGCCAAACGCCGCCGGATTGCCAACGAAACGCTGGAAATCTACGCACCGATCGCCAACCGTCTGGGGCTCAACAACTTGTACCGCGAGCTTCAGGAGCTGTCCTTCGAGCACAAATTCCCCATGCGTTACCGCGTGCTGTCGCGCGCCATCAAGGCGGCGCGCGGCAATCGCCGCGAGGTGGTGGGCAAGGTGCTGGCCGCCATCGAAGAGCGGCTGCCGCAATGGGGTATCTCGGCCGAGGTGCAGGGACGGGAAAAACACCTGTTTTCGATCTACCGCAAGATGGTGGAAAAGCGCCTGTCTTTCTCGCAGGTGCTCGACATTTACGGTTTCAGGGTGATCGTGCCGGATGTGGCCGGTTGCTATCTCGCCCTGGGGGCGCTGCATTCGATGTACAAGCCGGTGCCCGGCAAGTTCAAGGACTACATCGCCATTCCCAAGGCCAACGGTTACCAGTCGCTGCACACCACGCTGATCGGGCCGTTCGGCACCCCGGTCGAGGTGCAGATCCGCACCCGCGAGATGCACCATATTGCCGAAAGCGGTGTGGCTTCACACTGGCTGTATAAGGAAGACGAAAAGACGCTTACTGAGCTGCAGCAAAAGACTCACTCGTGGCTTCAATCCCTACTTGAGTTGCAGCACACATCGGGCGAAGCCACCGAGTTTTTGGAGCATGTGAAGATCGATCTTTTCCCCGGTGAGGTGTATGTGTTCTCGCCCAAGGGCACGATTTTTTCGCTGCCCAAGGGTTCCACCCCGGTGGATTTCGCCTATGCGGTGCACACCGACATCGGCAACCGTTGTGTAGCCTGCCGGATCAACGGCGATCTGATGCCATTGCGCACCGAACTGCGCAATGGCGACCAGGTAGAAATCATTTCTTCCGCGCACGCCAGCCCCAATCCGGCTTGGCTATCTTATGTGCGCACCGGTAAAGCGCGCGCGCAGATCCGTCACTTCATCAAGAACGCCCAGTTGGAAGAATCGGTGGCCTTGGGCGAGCGGTTGCTCAACCAGGCGCTGCGTCCGCATGGCCTGACGCTCGGGCAGATTTCCACCTTTGCCTGGGACCGTTTTCTGCGCGACCGCGGGGTGCGCAGCAAGAAAGAGGTTTTTTCCGACATTGGCCTGGGCAAACGCCTGCCGGTCATCGTCGCGCGCCGCCTGGCGCAGGCGCAGGACCTGGAATCCGGCCGTCCGGACGTGATCAAGCCCAAGCCCGCAGGCGCGATCCTGATCCGCGGCTCCGAGGGCATTGCGGTGCAGCTTGCGCGCTGCTGTCAGCCGATTCCGGGCGACCCGATCATCGGTACCATCCGCAAGGGGCAAGGGCTGGAGGTACATCTGCACGACTGCCCCAGCGTAGCCAAGCTGCGCGGCGACCGCGGGCGCTGGGTGGATGTGGAATGGGAAACCGGCGACGATGATCGTCTGTTCGAGGTCACCATCCGGGTGCTGACAAAGAACGCGCGCGGCGTGCTGGCGCGTGTGGCCAGCGCCATCTCGGAGGCCGACTGCAACATCCAGAATCTGACCATGGATAACGAACAGGGGGCCTATACCGCGCTCAATCTCACCGTGGAGGTGCGCGATCGTATGCATCTGGCGCGGGTCATGCGTGCGGTGCGCCGGGTGCCCGAGGTGGTGCGTATCGGCCGTGTGCGCGGCGAAGGTCGCACTCGATGA
- the napG gene encoding ferredoxin-type protein NapG, which translates to MSDPQTQRAEAMKAPPRRRFLREVAGVAGSAGLLSLGVGLYARQASALPATALRPPGALAEADFLAACVRCGLCVRDCPYDTLKLAELGDGVATGTPYFNARSIPCEMCEDIPCVAACPTGALDRSLTEIGNARMGLAVLIDQETCLNYLGLRCDVCYRVCPVIDKAITLEVIHNPRSDRHAMFLPTVHSEHCTGCGKCEKACVLPGEAAIKVLPIHLAKGSTAEHYRKGWEEREAFGRSLIGDQVELPVRGMEDQPYGDTRLRTNRVPQQAGSGEPAPYAPGGLDSGWKP; encoded by the coding sequence ATGAGCGACCCACAAACCCAGCGTGCCGAAGCGATGAAAGCCCCGCCTCGCCGCCGCTTCCTGCGGGAAGTGGCCGGGGTGGCAGGCAGCGCCGGCTTGTTGTCGCTCGGCGTTGGTCTCTATGCCCGCCAGGCCAGCGCTCTGCCGGCGACCGCGCTGCGCCCGCCCGGCGCCTTGGCGGAAGCGGATTTTCTTGCCGCCTGTGTGCGCTGCGGCCTGTGTGTACGCGACTGTCCTTACGACACACTCAAGCTCGCCGAACTGGGCGATGGCGTCGCCACCGGTACCCCGTATTTCAACGCCCGCAGCATTCCTTGCGAAATGTGCGAGGACATTCCCTGTGTGGCGGCCTGTCCGACCGGTGCGCTCGACCGCAGTCTCACCGAAATCGGGAACGCACGCATGGGCCTGGCGGTGCTGATCGACCAGGAAACCTGCCTGAACTACCTTGGCCTGCGCTGCGACGTGTGCTATCGCGTCTGCCCGGTGATCGATAAGGCGATCACCTTGGAGGTGATCCACAATCCGCGCTCGGATCGCCATGCCATGTTCCTGCCCACCGTGCATTCCGAGCACTGCACCGGCTGCGGCAAGTGCGAAAAGGCTTGTGTGCTGCCGGGCGAGGCGGCGATCAAGGTGCTGCCCATCCACCTTGCCAAGGGTTCGACCGCCGAGCACTACCGCAAGGGCTGGGAAGAGCGCGAGGCTTTCGGGCGCTCGTTGATCGGCGATCAGGTGGAACTGCCGGTACGCGGCATGGAAGATCAGCCCTATGGCGACACCCGCCTGCGTACCAACAGGGTGCCGCAGCAAGCGGGTAGCGGGGAACCGGCACCTTATGCACCGGGCGGACTGGATTCGGGGTGGAAGCCATGA
- the rpoZ gene encoding DNA-directed RNA polymerase subunit omega: MARITVEDCLKKIPNRFQLTLAATYRARQLTAGGTPQIELDKGDKDKPTVIALREIAAGKVGLEVLNRGQA, encoded by the coding sequence ATGGCCCGCATCACCGTTGAAGATTGTCTGAAAAAAATCCCCAACCGGTTTCAGCTCACCCTGGCAGCCACCTACCGTGCGCGCCAACTCACCGCTGGCGGCACGCCGCAGATCGAGCTGGACAAAGGCGACAAAGACAAACCCACGGTCATCGCGCTGCGCGAAATTGCAGCGGGCAAGGTCGGGCTGGAAGTCCTGAACCGCGGGCAGGCCTGA
- the narL gene encoding two-component system response regulator NarL has protein sequence MNETVCRVVIVDDHPLFRKGLSQLLQTLPEFRLIGEAACGEEGLALACALQPDLLLLDLNMKDLSGLQVLRGVREAKLDTRVVMITVSDHGDDLVAALRGGADGYLLKDMEPEEMLEALRNAAAGRVVVSDKLTHCLAAALRAERRPDTVAEAGLTEQERRILELIASGLSNKLIGRELDIAEGTVKVHVKHILRKLGLRSRVEAAVWAVERLRAGD, from the coding sequence ATGAATGAAACCGTCTGCCGAGTCGTCATCGTCGACGACCACCCCTTGTTCCGTAAAGGGCTGTCCCAATTGCTGCAAACGCTGCCCGAATTTCGCCTGATCGGCGAGGCCGCCTGTGGCGAGGAGGGGCTGGCGCTCGCCTGCGCGCTGCAGCCCGATCTGCTGCTGCTCGACCTCAACATGAAGGACCTTTCCGGGCTGCAGGTCTTGCGCGGGGTGCGCGAGGCGAAGCTCGACACCCGCGTGGTGATGATCACCGTCTCCGACCATGGCGACGACCTGGTCGCCGCGCTGCGCGGCGGGGCCGACGGGTATCTTTTGAAGGACATGGAGCCCGAGGAGATGCTCGAAGCGCTGCGCAACGCCGCCGCCGGGCGGGTGGTGGTAAGCGACAAGCTGACCCATTGTCTGGCCGCCGCGCTGCGCGCCGAGCGCCGCCCGGACACCGTTGCCGAAGCCGGCCTCACCGAACAGGAACGGCGCATTCTGGAGTTGATCGCCAGTGGCCTGTCGAACAAGCTGATCGGGCGCGAGCTGGATATCGCCGAAGGCACGGTCAAGGTGCACGTCAAGCACATCCTGCGCAAGCTCGGCCTGCGCTCGCGGGTGGAAGCCGCAGTGTGGGCGGTGGAACGCCTGCGCGCCGGCGATTGA
- a CDS encoding ATP-binding protein produces MRRIRDALAKRSILLLVGLALLAVTLISVAGMSASVVVAEAIQGRGSAINVAGSLRRLTHRIASLVAADALHGRYRQARVSAAIEHFEANLQHPSLLRVMEREPGSVFAATYRGVDAAWRLRLKPLFLEANGGGPPPSSAEYIEKMLVEVDAFVDQLNTLVAVLEQDTEASVGQLRGTLGLAIALALLVVAGALYWVHRALHRPLADLLGSATRFAHGDFGARVQHTGRDELGRVGAAFNQMAEELSKLYRDLEGRVQDKTAELQRTNRSLELLYHAIARLYHAPAAPETYEATLRDIEQILGLAGSFACLLPKHGGPAVVLASSIGPCRERGGDESVADCAACSGATAPWTYHREDGHDVLMVPLRDAERSYGMLRLALPAGRRLQDWQRQLLEALSRHIGMALGMARRTEQERLLALQEERSIIARELHDSLAQSLSYMKIQVSLLQPVLADPARSAEAGAILAGLRDGISSAYRQLRELLGSFRLKMEGDFRTLLANTVEEYAARGDLPIELHADLGGCHLTPNQEIHVLHIVREALSNMVRHARAQRGWVRIACIEGRELSVDVEDDGIGLPEVAEEGHYHYGLSIMRERALGLQGKIAVHTRVGGGTCVSLRFPVAPAAQREQSAADRNPLASIE; encoded by the coding sequence ATGCGCCGAATTCGCGATGCTTTGGCAAAGCGCTCGATCTTGCTGCTGGTTGGCCTGGCCTTGTTGGCGGTCACGCTGATCAGCGTAGCCGGTATGAGTGCGTCGGTGGTGGTGGCCGAGGCGATACAGGGGCGTGGCAGCGCAATCAACGTGGCCGGTAGCCTCCGACGGCTCACCCACCGGATTGCCAGCCTGGTGGCGGCCGATGCGCTGCACGGGCGCTACCGGCAGGCGCGGGTGAGCGCGGCGATCGAACATTTCGAGGCCAATCTTCAGCACCCATCGCTGCTGCGTGTCATGGAGCGCGAACCTGGCAGTGTGTTCGCAGCCACATACCGCGGCGTGGACGCGGCCTGGCGGTTGCGTCTGAAGCCGCTCTTCCTCGAAGCCAACGGCGGCGGGCCGCCACCATCCTCGGCTGAGTACATTGAAAAGATGCTGGTCGAAGTCGACGCCTTCGTCGACCAGCTCAATACCTTGGTAGCGGTTTTGGAGCAGGACACCGAGGCCAGTGTGGGTCAATTGCGCGGCACACTGGGGTTGGCAATCGCGCTCGCCCTGCTGGTGGTGGCCGGCGCGCTGTATTGGGTTCATCGCGCGCTGCATCGGCCGCTGGCCGATCTGCTGGGCAGTGCCACCCGTTTTGCGCACGGCGACTTCGGCGCGCGGGTACAGCATACCGGCCGTGACGAATTGGGCCGGGTGGGGGCGGCCTTCAACCAGATGGCCGAGGAGCTCTCCAAGTTGTATCGGGACCTGGAGGGCCGTGTGCAGGACAAAACCGCTGAACTGCAGCGCACCAACCGTTCGCTGGAGCTGCTCTACCATGCCATTGCGCGCCTGTACCACGCGCCGGCCGCGCCCGAAACCTATGAGGCAACCTTGCGCGACATCGAGCAGATCCTGGGTTTGGCCGGCAGCTTTGCCTGTTTGCTGCCCAAGCACGGCGGGCCGGCGGTGGTGCTGGCGAGCAGCATTGGCCCGTGCCGCGAGCGGGGCGGCGACGAATCGGTGGCGGATTGTGCGGCCTGCTCCGGCGCGACTGCGCCGTGGACCTATCACCGCGAGGACGGCCATGATGTGCTGATGGTGCCGTTGCGCGATGCCGAGCGCAGCTACGGCATGCTGCGCCTGGCCTTGCCGGCAGGCCGGCGTCTGCAGGACTGGCAGCGCCAGCTGCTCGAAGCGCTCTCGCGGCATATCGGCATGGCGCTCGGCATGGCCCGGCGGACCGAGCAGGAGCGCCTGCTGGCCTTGCAGGAGGAACGCTCGATCATCGCCCGCGAGCTGCACGACTCGCTCGCTCAATCGTTGTCTTACATGAAGATCCAGGTCAGTCTGCTGCAGCCGGTGCTGGCCGATCCGGCGCGCTCGGCCGAAGCCGGTGCGATCCTGGCCGGCCTGCGCGACGGCATCAGCTCGGCCTATCGCCAATTGCGCGAGCTGCTGGGCTCCTTCCGGTTGAAGATGGAGGGCGACTTCCGCACCCTGCTGGCGAATACCGTCGAAGAGTATGCCGCGCGCGGCGATCTGCCAATCGAACTGCACGCCGATCTGGGCGGCTGTCATCTCACCCCGAATCAGGAGATCCACGTGCTGCATATCGTCCGCGAAGCGCTGTCGAACATGGTCAGGCATGCGCGCGCGCAGCGCGGCTGGGTGCGTATTGCCTGCATCGAGGGGCGGGAACTGAGCGTCGACGTGGAGGACGACGGCATCGGCTTGCCGGAAGTGGCCGAGGAAGGCCACTATCACTATGGCCTGAGTATCATGCGCGAGCGCGCCCTGGGGCTTCAGGGAAAGATCGCGGTGCACACCCGCGTCGGCGGCGGCACCTGTGTGAGCCTGCGCTTTCCGGTGGCGCCAGCGGCGCAGCGCGAACAGTCGGCCGCTGACCGCAACCCGCTCGCGAGCATCGAATGA
- a CDS encoding DUF3460 family protein: protein MALYESEHTKFMREWLEKHPEELEEQKKGRALWWDKPQDLARNARIAQSHVPVKPYYYDTNH from the coding sequence GTGGCGCTTTACGAATCGGAACACACCAAATTCATGCGCGAATGGCTGGAAAAGCATCCAGAAGAGCTCGAAGAGCAGAAAAAAGGCCGCGCGCTGTGGTGGGACAAGCCACAAGACCTGGCGCGCAATGCGCGCATTGCCCAGTCGCACGTGCCGGTCAAACCCTACTATTACGACACCAATCACTGA